A genome region from Euphorbia lathyris chromosome 4, ddEupLath1.1, whole genome shotgun sequence includes the following:
- the LOC136227879 gene encoding peptidyl-prolyl cis-trans isomerase FKBP20-1: protein MGDAIDLTGDGGVIKTIIRQAKPDALGPSDDLPVVDVHYEGTLAESGEVFDTTHEDNTIFSFELGKGSVIQSWDIALKTMKVGEVAKLTCKPEYAYGTAGSPPDIPPNATLIFEVELLACKPRRGSSMSSVSEERARLEELKKQREIAAATKEEEKKRREEAKAAAAARMQAKLEAKKGKGKGKSK from the exons ATGGGTGATGCAATTGATTTGACTGGGGATGGAGGTGTTATCAAGACAATCATAAGGCAGGCCAAACCTGATGCACTTGGTCCTTCAGATGATCTTCCTGTAGTTGATG TTCATTATGAGGGAACACTTGCTGAAAGTGGTGAAGTTTTTGATACTACACATGAGGATAATACTATTTTCTCGTTTGAACTTGGGAAGGGCTCTGTAATCCAGTCATGGGACATTGCCTTGAAAACCATGAAG GTTGGAGAAGTTGCAAAACTCACTTGCAAGCCAGAATATGCTTATGGAACTGCTGGCTCCCCACCAGATATTCCACCCAA TGCAACCCTTATTTTTGAGGTGGAGTTATTGGCGTGCAAGCCACGGAGAGGCTCTAGTATGAGTAGTGTTTCAGAGGAAAGGGCTAGACTAGA AGAGCTAAAGAAGCAAAGAGAGATTGCAGCAGCaacaaaagaggaagaaaagaagaggagagaagaagcCAAAGCAGCTGCAGCTGCCCGGATGCAAGCCAAGCTTGAagcaaagaaaggaaaaggtaaGGGAAAATCAAAATAA
- the LOC136227439 gene encoding E3 ubiquitin-protein ligase SDIR1 isoform X2 — MSFVFRGTRADLENGFQEFLPERRARVHAARPVNSNSLVFLVTVLLLFMILNSQQMSPNFLLWLVLGIFLMATTLRMYATCQQLQAQAQAHAAMASGLLGHTELRLHMPPSIALATRGRLQGLRLQLALLDREFDDLDYETLRALDSDNVPTTASMSEEEINALPVHKYKATALQSGGSSIQQASSSVSAELKKQDTTNAVGSTKASEDDLTCSVCLEQVIVGEVIRSLPCLHQFHANCIDPWLRQQGTCPVCKSRAGGVDVSYMV, encoded by the exons ATGAGTTTTGTGTTTCGAGGGACTAGAGCTGATTTAGAAAATGGGTTCCAAGAATTTCTCCCTGAGCGGCGAGCA CGTGTGCATGCTGCGCGGCCTGTTAACTCCAACTCCCTTGTTTTTCTCGTCACAG TTCTTTTATTATTCATGATACTGAACTCACAACAGATGTCACCTAACTTTCTG CTTTGGCTAGTGCTTGGGATATTTTTAATGGCTACGACTCTAAGGATGTATGCAACTTGTCAACAACTTCAAGCTCAGGCTCAGGCCCATGCTGCCATGGCCAGTGGGCTTCTTGGTCATACCGAGTTGCGTTTGCATATGCCACCATCAATAGCACTTGCAACCAGAGGGCGTTTACAAGGCCTTAGACTCCAACTTGCTCTTTTGGATCGGGAATTCGATGATCTAG ATTATGAGACTTTGAGAGCATTGGATTCTGATAATGTTCCCACCACTGCATCAATGAGTGAGGAAGAGATAAATGCCCTTCCAGTTCATAAATACAAGGCCACTGCTCTCCAAAG TGGTGGCTCTTCAATACAACAGGCCTCATCTTCCGTCTCAGCTGAG CTGAAGAAGCAAGATACTACAAATGCTGTGGGAAGCACGAAAGCTTCGGAAGATGATCTGACTTGTAGTGTGTGCTTGGAGCAAGTTATTGTAGGAGAAGTGATTCGTAGTCTCCCATGCTTGCATCAG TTTCATGCGAATTGCATAGACCCGTGGCTGCGGCAACAAGGAACATGCCCGGTTTGCAAATCGAGGGCAGGAGGAGTTGATGTTTCTTACATGGTTTGA
- the LOC136227439 gene encoding E3 ubiquitin-protein ligase SDIR1 isoform X1, whose translation MSFVFRGTRADLENGFQEFLPERRAVRVHAARPVNSNSLVFLVTVLLLFMILNSQQMSPNFLLWLVLGIFLMATTLRMYATCQQLQAQAQAHAAMASGLLGHTELRLHMPPSIALATRGRLQGLRLQLALLDREFDDLDYETLRALDSDNVPTTASMSEEEINALPVHKYKATALQSGGSSIQQASSSVSAELKKQDTTNAVGSTKASEDDLTCSVCLEQVIVGEVIRSLPCLHQFHANCIDPWLRQQGTCPVCKSRAGGVDVSYMV comes from the exons ATGAGTTTTGTGTTTCGAGGGACTAGAGCTGATTTAGAAAATGGGTTCCAAGAATTTCTCCCTGAGCGGCGAGCAGTG CGTGTGCATGCTGCGCGGCCTGTTAACTCCAACTCCCTTGTTTTTCTCGTCACAG TTCTTTTATTATTCATGATACTGAACTCACAACAGATGTCACCTAACTTTCTG CTTTGGCTAGTGCTTGGGATATTTTTAATGGCTACGACTCTAAGGATGTATGCAACTTGTCAACAACTTCAAGCTCAGGCTCAGGCCCATGCTGCCATGGCCAGTGGGCTTCTTGGTCATACCGAGTTGCGTTTGCATATGCCACCATCAATAGCACTTGCAACCAGAGGGCGTTTACAAGGCCTTAGACTCCAACTTGCTCTTTTGGATCGGGAATTCGATGATCTAG ATTATGAGACTTTGAGAGCATTGGATTCTGATAATGTTCCCACCACTGCATCAATGAGTGAGGAAGAGATAAATGCCCTTCCAGTTCATAAATACAAGGCCACTGCTCTCCAAAG TGGTGGCTCTTCAATACAACAGGCCTCATCTTCCGTCTCAGCTGAG CTGAAGAAGCAAGATACTACAAATGCTGTGGGAAGCACGAAAGCTTCGGAAGATGATCTGACTTGTAGTGTGTGCTTGGAGCAAGTTATTGTAGGAGAAGTGATTCGTAGTCTCCCATGCTTGCATCAG TTTCATGCGAATTGCATAGACCCGTGGCTGCGGCAACAAGGAACATGCCCGGTTTGCAAATCGAGGGCAGGAGGAGTTGATGTTTCTTACATGGTTTGA